The sequence TACATACCTTAATTAATTCTTGGTAAATATGGacaattttttctattttttttttcacatgcATGCAATCCATGAAAATGTATCGTGGTCTATAACATATTTAACACATATATTCGGTAACAAATATATATGAGAgtatttgaaaatttaatcTATACAGAACATGTATGCATGATATTAAATATGTGTAATATGTCTCATTCTAAATTAAGATAGGTAAAATTTGTGACACTACataataagaataataatataaaattagtaATATAAAGGGGAGACGAAATTCATGACCCAATGCACAATGTCGACCATAAGTGGTTGCATCGCTACTCGCTTCACACTATCCACCTCCCACCAGAAAAAAACATCTAGACCGGCGGCGCTCCGCCCCATCGCCACCGCGAGCCTTAACAACTCCTCCGCCGCCTCTCCGCCGAGTCTCATCAGAAACGAACCCGTCTTCGCCGCTCCGGCTCCCGTTATCCACCCCCTCCTGGTACTATCATCTCTCCCTCCACATTTTCATGACATTTAAGTCAAATATTTTATGCTCGCTCTTGTCACGCACTTAAATGTGTTAACATGGAGAGTTGCATGCAGAGAGAAGACATGGGGAAGGATTCGTACGAGGAAGCCATTGCTGAGCTCCAAAAGCTCCTAAGGTTCGTTTTTCATAATAACCATTAAACATTAGCTGATGGTATTAATCTACATTGCATTTTTTACTTTAAGTATAAGAATTAATATCAATGCATGCAGTGAAAAAGGGGAACTTGGACCCGTCGCCGCCGCCAAAATCGATGAGATAACGGCGCAgctgcaaacagtcgatgcaaGCGCCGCCTCTTCTGCAGCCACTGTGGAAACCTTGAAAGCTGGTTTCAGACATTTCAAGAAAGAGAAATACGAGTAAGCTTTCCATATCCAAAAGAACAAAGAAGATCGACCATTAAACAAAGAATCCATGATATTCTGGTTTACATTTTCAGGAAAAATCCTGCTTTATACGGTGAACTTGCTAAAGGCCAGAGTCCCAAGGTACGTACTGTAAAGGTTccacatcaaaatattttatgagtcttcatcttagaaaattaatttttaggtccctttattcattttttttttaatttttatacagTTTATGGTGTTCGCGTGTTCGGACTCGCGGGTGTGCCCGTCACATGTGCTCGACTTCCAGCCAGGGGAAGCATTCGTGGTTCGAAATGTTGCGAACATGGTCCCTGCTTTCGACAAAGTGCGTACGCTTATTACATTGTATGCATAATTGTTCTGAACTATATATGTAATTTTAAATTGTTGTGATTTTAAACTGGTTCTTCATCTGCAATAGACTAAATACTCTGGGACTGGGGCCGCAGTTGAGTATGCTGTTCTTCACCTTAAGGTATATTTTTACACTTCGATTTGGTGCCTGTTATAGAGTATTTGTCATTGACATGTGTAAGCTCGAACAATTCTATAGGTTCAAGAGATTGTTGTGATCGGGCATAGTGCTTGTGGAGGAATCAAAGGGCTCATGTCATTTGCTTGTGATGGATCCTCCGGCACGTAAGTCGCCGCGTACTTTTGaactaaataatttttatatcttgACTCGTGGGATGCACATAAAATTCGTATTATCCCATGGTTATAAAGAAATTGGCTGAGTAGTCTAAATAATGGCTTTATGGTTGATTTGTTAAGTGACTTTATCGAGGATTGGGTGAAAGTATGTTTACCAGCCAAGTCCAAGGTGCTATCGGAAGCTAATGGTTCCCCATTTGGTGGTCAATGTGCACTATGTGAAAaggtaaaaatataaaaaaattcatgcaCATCAAATGATATATGTAAACACAAGATATAATTAATACCTCTCTAATATTTCATCTTCGTGCAAAACAGGAAGCAGTGAATGTTTCACTTGGAAACTTGCTGACGTATCCATTTGTTAGAGACGGTCTGGTGAACAAGACTCTTGCTTTAAAGGGTGGCTACTATGATTTTGTTAACGGGACTTTTGAGCTGTGGGGGCTCGATTTCGGGCTTTCGCCATCTCTCTCTGTATGAACCTGAAACCATTACCGTTTCTCTGTACGTTGTCTTTTCCCTCGTGGAGAATTCGATCGATGTCTTTTCCCTGGTTATTAAATTGTATGTATGAAAAATGATCAGCTATGAGGAATGAGAATGAATGTTAGGGTCCTTTTGTTGTATGATTTCATGTTTAGATATAAAAGTTCCAGTTCCAAGTTTATTCATATGGGCATTTCTCCAATTTTTCTTGGCTTTGACAGTTAAAAGATGTGGCCACCATACTGCACTGGAAGCTCGTGTAGGAAGATCGTCAGAGACCATTCTACCATATGGGGATCTTTTGAATagcaaattttaaattatatatatatgtatataaccAGAGACTTCCTTTGAATTCAGTTGCAAGATGTTAATTCCAGTCAAATTTTGTTGACATAGTGTTTTATATAATTGAATGAAATTACACACTGCAAACAGGTTTACAAAAAACTAAAAATCCGTCATGAAATGTGGAATGGAAACTCAGTTCAGAGAAGATCGAACATTAATTAACATAGATTCTTGTATTTCAATCCTCCATAAATGCATGAATTACAACACAATAAACATAGATTCTATTTCTTTTACTTTCGAGGAAAAACGTAGATTCTATTTCAATCCTTCATAAATGTAAGAATTACAATACATTTCATATACAAGGATAGATAGCCTACTTGTAGATGGCCGTGCATGGAAAGTTTGTTATTATACAGCACTTGGACACTTGAATTATTTACAATAGTCCAGTATTACCAAAGAACAATAGAGAGAATGTAATAAGCATTTTTGGCATGAATTATAAGTAAGACTATATGAACAAGTACCGTTAGGTTTCATCAGGTTTTGGCTCGAGGATTACAGGGATTTTTTCCAGGCGATCACCACGCAGCACTTCCACAGTTATCTAAAGAACAATATTTGCACAAATTTCGATCACTTTTCAATCACTGAAATTCCACTGTTAAATAATGACTCAACTTTCAAGGTCGTGTGTGATAATTgtcttaaaaaaatttttagcctTCCGAGAAAACATCAGGCAAATAAGCATGAAAATTAATGAGGTTTAGTGTCCAGCAGACTCGTTACATTTGGCAATAAAGCAAGCAAGAATTATTTGCCCTCTCCATGAAGAAGATGGTATATATTTAGATAAATGCAGCTTCAAGCAGTTAAAATTAACCCCAAAAATTAAAGTGTTCACCTTATCACCCACTTTGCACTGGTCCATTATTTTGTACAAGTCACTGCCATTGGAAACCTTCTTCCCATCAATGGATGTAATTATATCACCCAAAATGAGTCTGCCATAAGAATCACGTTTTGTAGATTGAAGACCCTGCGGACCAAAATTACACCAACTAGTTTTTAATAACAGTTCATGTGTGTTCGATGTGTAATCATCCACATCTGAAGCAAATGAAATTTTGACAAAATCTGAAACAGCTCTGCATTAAAACAAAGGGCAAGAAAGGGTGTTATAGTAGGCATACTGCTTTTCCTGCTGGTCCATTTAATGGAGCATCCAAGACAAGAACGCCGCTAACTCCCAGTTGCTCCACTGATTGATCAGGTGCAAACTTCACACCCAATATTGGTCTAGTGACTTTCCCAAACTTCACTAATTGATCGACAATGCCACCTACCTAGACATAAAACATAACAGGGCGAAGGAACTCcttagaaattaaataattgtCCTTCAGAAAAAATCTCACAAAACAAATGTGACCAAGAAGTTACTCACAGTGTCAATAGGAATAGAAAACCCAACTCCAGATGAAGCACCGGAAGGGGAGTATATGGCTGTATTTATCCCAATAAGATTCCCGGAACTATCAAGAAGTGGTCCTCCACTATTACCAGGATTGATTGCAGCATCAGTCTGGATGACATTCTGAATTGGACGGCCAGTTGCAGCTGAACTGATTTCCCTCTGAAGCCCACTAACAAAACATTGAAATCGTGATGATAAGGAAGAGTTCGTGCAGGTGTTACACAAGTTTTCTCGCTAAGTCTTGCTCATTACACACTGAGAATCAAAACTTGGGTGAAACAGAAAGATGTTAGATTAAGAGAATACACTTGATCACTCAGGTAATTTTGAACATCTAAATCAAGGTCCCTGATAATTTATTGATGAGAAAAGTTGTTCCTGATTATCTAGAAAGTTGCTTCAAGAAATCAAGAGCTACAAACATAAATAAACTTTCTGTATGTAGCCTCAGTTGCTCTTTTCCTTTCAAACCAAAAACTAAAGACCACTTTCAGTGATACAACCACAAATAAGTCCATCAGTTCAGGAACAAGATATCGTAGAATTatcaaatataatttattgataCCTTATGACGCCAGTTGTAAGTGTGTGGTCCAGTCCAAACTGAAAAGCAATAAAGCATCAAAAGTTAATGATATcatatacataattaaaaaggaAATCTCATGAATTTGATCACATTATACTATCATGATATCCCATTTCCAAAGTCATAATAATCAACATCAAGCAAGAGTAAGACGtgcttttaaaatttaaggcACGGTAGGGTCTAGAGAGGATTTAATGATTAGGACAGGTGTAATTTATGCGTGGAAGAACTTCTAAATGAGAAAtagagccaaaatatttgaagacaCTCATAAATTTCTACAGAACTTCAAAATTATTCTGAAGCCAGCATTTCTCCAGCATGTTAGCTTTTAGAGACTTTCTATCAGTTTCCCCCGATGAAAAAACAATTATTGGTAGCTTTCCAACATCATCATCAATACTaagccaaaatttgaaaaataacgaGTACAAACGAACGCCTGCAGAGAGGAAGACAATTATTGAGAGGAATAACTTACAGGATTTCCAATTGCATATACTTTTTGACCAACAAGTAAGTCTGCAGAAACTCCAATTGGCATTGGTCTCAACTTGTCTTTTGGTGCATCAATATGCAGGACAGCAACATCCTTATCTGGATCAAACCCAATAACTTTTGCATCATACACACTCTGGTCTGCAAGAGTAACCCTGGAAACAACCACTAGAATTTATCAAAAAAACTAGAACTCCAAAAGataacttcagaaaattatcAAAATAGAAACGGAAACAAAGGCAGCTCAAAGTAATTTCACTGCATTCCATAAGAGTAGATGTCAACTGCAAACCCTAGAAGGTGGGACAGAAGCTCTAATAGGCATCCAATGTGTCTGTGTTTTCTAATGGTATAGTTAGATGTAAAAAATTCTGTCTGATGCTGACGGTCTTCTTTATAAGATGGCACCCAATTCTGAAAATATGTTTATTATTCTATTACATGGGTTTCCGTTTTTCCAGTCCTCAGAACAAAACTCTGATGCATCACTCTGCATATAGTAGCTGAGAACCACCTGAAGCATAACTATAATGCCAACAGCTATGCTAACGTTATGAGGAGTGAGGACCGTGCCATACCGCAGTCTTTCACAGAAAACTCTGTTGCTCCTATGCAAATCACACACAAAAGGGGGCTATCATCCAGCAATACTATCATTTCCATGTATGGAAAAGGTATATTCTTGCAAGTACTGAAACCTTCTTTCAAATAATCTTGAGATAACTATGAAAAACAACTAAATAATCATGATTTTTCTAGCAAGATCATTGAAAAAAAACCCATAAATACAGCATGTAGGACAATAGGCACACCATAACCAAACAAAGAAAGAAGAATAATACTTGAGATCGGATGCACCACGAATCACATGATAATTAGTCACAATGTGGCCTTGCGAATCCCATACAAATCCTGATCCTGATCCCTGAGGTACCTCCAATATATCCAACGTAAACGCATCCTGCCTAAAACATGAAATACCAACCCAAAGGTTAATTAATCAAAAAGacaattgaaaattttagtaCGAACTTAAAACTAATCTACAATGCAGCTAACACAAAACTATTACAAATTATTCTAAGTAAAATATATACAGACAGGACGAGTTGTATCAGAACAAAAGAATAGCTAAAAATTAAAACTGCTAAAgaaccccaaaaaaaaaaaaaaaagtcccaGTACTAATGAGACAGCCACAAAGGTTTGGACTTTGTCCTCACTAAAAACAGCAGAAATATAACAGTAGTTAAATTTCATCAAACTAAGGAGTAAGGAACACAAAAAACAATACCTGGAGGCAAGATTAGTAATGTAAACAACCGAGGGAGTGTTCTCTTGAAAAAGACGAACTGTGGCAAGCTCATCGGACTGCAATTTCCTATGCGTACTGACCACCAAAGCCGAAACTGAATCAACATCCGTCACAAGAACAGAAACGGACAAAGCAGCCGATGCACAGAGCACGAAGAATGAATCCACGGCCTTTTTCAAGCTCTCCTGAGAAACCAGCTCCAATTTCGGTGCAAATTTCTCGCGGAGAGCGGAAACAGCCACCGGAGAGGCCCAAATTGAGCGCCTCACAAGAGTAGGAGGTTTCGAGATCAAGAAATTGGGGATTGAATTGGCGGTTGAAGAGGAGAAAGCAGAAGCAAGAGCAGCCATTTTTCTGCGGAGGCAGCTACTCTTcacattattatattattatacttGAAGAAAAGGAAACCACTTCGATTGGTTCATttgctattttatttattttacaatattttttacttacattttttaaaaatatctgaTCTTTGGAATTATTTGGGCTCGGAT comes from Henckelia pumila isolate YLH828 chromosome 4, ASM3356847v2, whole genome shotgun sequence and encodes:
- the LOC140859823 gene encoding carbonic anhydrase 2-like isoform X1; this translates as MTQCTMSTISGCIATRFTLSTSHQKKTSRPAALRPIATASLNNSSAASPPSLIRNEPVFAAPAPVIHPLLREDMGKDSYEEAIAELQKLLSEKGELGPVAAAKIDEITAQLQTVDASAASSAATVETLKAGFRHFKKEKYEKNPALYGELAKGQSPKFMVFACSDSRVCPSHVLDFQPGEAFVVRNVANMVPAFDKTKYSGTGAAVEYAVLHLKVQEIVVIGHSACGGIKGLMSFACDGSSGTDFIEDWVKVCLPAKSKVLSEANGSPFGGQCALCEKEAVNVSLGNLLTYPFVRDGLVNKTLALKGGYYDFVNGTFELWGLDFGLSPSLSLKDVATILHWKLV
- the LOC140859823 gene encoding carbonic anhydrase 2-like isoform X2, with the protein product MTQCTMSTISGCIATRFTLSTSHQKKTSRPAALRPIATASLNNSSAASPPSLIRNEPVFAAPAPVIHPLLREDMGKDSYEEAIAELQKLLSEKGELGPVAAAKIDEITAQLQTVDASAASSAATVETLKAGFRHFKKEKYEKNPALYGELAKGQSPKFMVFACSDSRVCPSHVLDFQPGEAFVVRNVANMVPAFDKTKYSGTGAAVEYAVLHLKVQEIVVIGHSACGGIKGLMSFACDGSSGTDFIEDWVKVCLPAKSKVLSEANGSPFGGQCALCEKEAVNVSLGNLLTYPFVRDGLVNKTLALKGGYYDFVNGTFELWGLDFGLSPSLSV
- the LOC140859822 gene encoding protease Do-like 1, chloroplastic, whose amino-acid sequence is MAALASAFSSSTANSIPNFLISKPPTLVRRSIWASPVAVSALREKFAPKLELVSQESLKKAVDSFFVLCASAALSVSVLVTDVDSVSALVVSTHRKLQSDELATVRLFQENTPSVVYITNLASRQDAFTLDILEVPQGSGSGFVWDSQGHIVTNYHVIRGASDLKVTLADQSVYDAKVIGFDPDKDVAVLHIDAPKDKLRPMPIGVSADLLVGQKVYAIGNPFGLDHTLTTGVISGLQREISSAATGRPIQNVIQTDAAINPGNSGGPLLDSSGNLIGINTAIYSPSGASSGVGFSIPIDTVGGIVDQLVKFGKVTRPILGVKFAPDQSVEQLGVSGVLVLDAPLNGPAGKAGLQSTKRDSYGRLILGDIITSIDGKKVSNGSDLYKIMDQCKVGDKITVEVLRGDRLEKIPVILEPKPDET